In Streptomyces sp. NBC_01707, a genomic segment contains:
- the rhaS gene encoding rhamnose ABC transporter substrate-binding protein, with translation MSAHSRTRRRATLTATAAACVLAVTLAGCSGTTKNDTKNDAKEAASSAKADPDAPLKKGLKIAFLPKQINNPYEKIVDDAGIGAVKEFGGSGKEVGPSDAKASSQVSYINTLIQQRQDAILIAANDPNAVCGPLKQAMKQDIKVVAYDSDTAKDCRQLFINQASSEEIGRSQVQHLAEQLDHKGEIAILSATQNATNQNTWIGFMKDELKKPEYKDMKLVKVAYGDDDDQKSFQETQGLLKAYPKLKGIISPTTVGIAAAARYISDSSYKGKVVINGLGTPNQMRKYVKDGTVEQFSLWDPKKLGYLGSYAAAALASGQITGAEGEKFKAGDLGEYTVGKDGEVILGPPTVFDKNNIDDFDF, from the coding sequence ATGTCTGCGCACTCCCGCACGCGCCGCCGTGCCACCCTCACCGCCACAGCTGCGGCCTGCGTCCTCGCCGTCACGCTGGCCGGCTGCTCGGGCACCACCAAGAACGACACCAAGAACGATGCCAAGGAGGCGGCGAGCAGCGCCAAGGCCGACCCCGATGCACCGCTGAAGAAGGGCCTCAAGATCGCCTTTCTGCCGAAGCAGATCAACAACCCGTACGAGAAGATCGTCGACGACGCGGGGATCGGCGCGGTCAAGGAGTTCGGCGGCTCGGGCAAGGAGGTCGGCCCTTCCGACGCCAAGGCCTCCTCGCAGGTCTCGTACATCAACACCCTCATCCAGCAGCGCCAGGACGCGATCCTCATCGCCGCCAACGACCCCAACGCGGTGTGCGGCCCGCTCAAGCAGGCGATGAAGCAGGACATCAAGGTCGTCGCCTACGACTCCGACACCGCCAAGGACTGCCGCCAGCTGTTCATCAACCAGGCCAGTTCCGAGGAGATCGGCCGCAGTCAGGTCCAGCACCTCGCCGAGCAACTCGACCACAAGGGCGAGATCGCGATCCTCTCGGCCACGCAGAACGCGACGAACCAGAACACCTGGATCGGGTTCATGAAGGACGAGCTGAAGAAGCCCGAGTACAAGGACATGAAGCTGGTCAAGGTCGCCTACGGGGACGACGACGACCAGAAGTCCTTCCAGGAGACCCAGGGCCTGCTCAAGGCCTACCCGAAGCTGAAGGGGATCATCTCGCCCACCACCGTCGGCATCGCCGCCGCCGCCCGTTACATCAGCGACTCCAGCTACAAGGGCAAGGTCGTCATCAACGGCCTGGGCACGCCGAACCAGATGCGCAAGTACGTCAAGGACGGCACGGTCGAGCAGTTCTCCCTGTGGGACCCCAAGAAGCTCGGCTACCTCGGCTCGTACGCGGCCGCCGCTCTCGCCTCGGGCCAGATCACCGGTGCGGAGGGCGAGAAGTTCAAGGCGGGTGACCTCGGCGAGTACACCGTCGGCAAGGACGGCGAGGTCATCCTCGGCCCGCCGACCGTCTTCGACAAGAACAACATCGACGACTTCGACTTCTGA
- a CDS encoding L-rhamnose mutarotase, which translates to MQRVCFLLKVRQERLEEYRERHAAVWPEMLAALSAAGWHNYSLFLREDGLLVGYLETEDFAAAQAAMAATDVNTRWQADMAGFFEALDGAKPDEAMKPLTEIFHLDRP; encoded by the coding sequence ATGCAGCGCGTCTGCTTTCTGCTGAAGGTCCGGCAGGAGCGGCTCGAGGAGTACCGCGAGCGTCACGCGGCCGTATGGCCCGAGATGCTCGCGGCGCTCTCCGCCGCCGGTTGGCACAACTACTCGCTCTTTCTCCGGGAGGACGGCCTGCTGGTCGGCTACCTGGAGACCGAGGACTTCGCGGCAGCGCAGGCCGCAATGGCCGCCACGGACGTCAACACCCGCTGGCAGGCCGACATGGCGGGCTTCTTCGAAGCCCTGGACGGCGCCAAGCCGGACGAGGCGATGAAGCCGCTCACCGAAATCTTCCACCTCGATCGACCGTGA
- a CDS encoding arabinose isomerase: MTRHRKGPTVTARTPATARRPKIGLVAGGLGAYWPQFPDLLPQLRRSADRVTERMREFDADVVDVGFISDAQEGAVAAEKLRAEGCDLIVGFLTTYMTATMLVPIAQRSGAPVLLINLQPTEAMDHASFDTGAWLAYCGACPLPEMAGAFERAGVPFRSVSGHLEDERAWQRIGRWIRTAGVRSVLRHGRHGLMGHLYPGMYDVSTDLTMVAGNLGGHVEVLEFDDLRVRVEKAGDEEVEAKLAEVGEVFELAESVDQGDLVWAARVSVGLDRLVEDFDLDSLAYYHRGLDGETHERLGAGMILGSSLLTARGVPTCGEYELRTSLAMLVADRLGAGGSFTELQALNFRDGVVEMGHDGPGHLAISERKPLLRGLGVYHGKRGWGVSVEFDVRHGPVTLVGLGQSRDGRYRLIASEGEVVGGPLLQIGNTTSRVDFGTDPGEWTDAWSASGVGHHWALATGRLLPELRALADLVGLELVEVTGR; the protein is encoded by the coding sequence ATGACCCGGCACAGGAAGGGACCGACCGTGACCGCAAGGACTCCCGCCACCGCACGCAGGCCGAAGATCGGGCTCGTCGCGGGCGGACTCGGCGCCTACTGGCCCCAGTTCCCCGACCTCCTCCCGCAACTGCGGCGCTCCGCCGACCGCGTCACCGAGCGGATGCGGGAGTTCGACGCGGACGTCGTGGACGTGGGCTTCATCTCCGACGCCCAGGAGGGCGCCGTCGCGGCCGAGAAGCTCCGGGCCGAGGGCTGCGACCTGATCGTCGGGTTCCTCACCACCTATATGACCGCCACGATGCTGGTGCCCATCGCCCAGCGCAGCGGCGCCCCCGTACTCCTCATCAACCTCCAGCCCACGGAGGCCATGGACCACGCGTCCTTCGACACGGGCGCGTGGCTCGCCTACTGCGGTGCCTGCCCGCTTCCCGAAATGGCCGGTGCCTTCGAACGCGCGGGAGTTCCCTTCCGCTCCGTCTCGGGCCACCTGGAGGACGAGCGTGCCTGGCAGCGCATCGGCCGGTGGATCCGGACCGCGGGCGTACGGTCGGTGCTGCGGCACGGGCGGCACGGGCTGATGGGTCACCTCTACCCGGGCATGTACGACGTGTCCACCGACCTGACCATGGTCGCCGGCAACCTGGGCGGCCACGTCGAGGTCCTGGAGTTCGACGACCTGCGGGTGCGGGTCGAGAAGGCCGGGGACGAAGAGGTCGAGGCCAAACTCGCCGAGGTCGGCGAGGTGTTCGAGCTGGCCGAATCCGTTGACCAGGGCGACCTGGTCTGGGCCGCGCGGGTGTCCGTCGGACTCGACCGGCTCGTCGAGGACTTCGACCTGGACTCCCTGGCGTACTACCACCGCGGCCTCGACGGCGAGACCCACGAGCGGCTGGGGGCGGGCATGATCCTCGGCTCCTCCCTGCTGACCGCGCGCGGCGTGCCCACGTGCGGCGAGTACGAACTGCGCACCTCGCTCGCCATGCTGGTCGCGGACCGGCTGGGGGCGGGCGGTTCGTTCACCGAACTGCAGGCACTCAACTTCCGGGACGGCGTGGTGGAGATGGGCCACGACGGCCCGGGACACCTCGCCATCAGCGAACGGAAACCGCTGCTGCGGGGCCTGGGCGTCTACCACGGCAAGCGCGGCTGGGGCGTCTCGGTCGAGTTCGACGTCAGGCACGGCCCGGTCACCCTCGTCGGACTCGGCCAGTCCCGCGACGGCCGCTACCGGCTGATCGCCTCCGAGGGCGAGGTCGTCGGAGGTCCGCTGCTCCAGATCGGCAACACCACCTCGCGGGTGGACTTCGGAACCGACCCGGGGGAGTGGACGGACGCCTGGAGCGCGAGTGGAGTCGGCCACCACTGGGCACTGGCCACCGGCCGGCTGCTGCCCGAACTTCGGGCGCTGGCGGACCTCGTCGGCCTGGAGCTGGTGGAAGTCACCGGCCGATGA
- a CDS encoding class I SAM-dependent methyltransferase yields MCAHARPGGVRPGLSSTGHYGEAVFRPEQPGEDDRIDLGALVYDDVTMARLRSLGVGPGWNCLDVGAGTGTVARRLLYEAGVATVLAVDRDVRFLTAHPLPGLGVLEADIDAPGFDPGRFQLVHARFLLMHLPSRQRLIAGLGELLAPGGVLVLSDAVDLTTATAPATPYTRVMQAMWQGLRDTIGTDVSWVPEYPHLFRTAGLESVAAEIHVPPLVPGSPISRFWARSWDRAREAILATGLVDDATVDAAIRYLDSPDCAALSPGMITAWGWRPQEAMPSSSACADQEQRRRDDSGGGHT; encoded by the coding sequence ATGTGCGCACACGCCCGGCCCGGCGGGGTGCGGCCGGGACTGTCCTCAACAGGCCACTACGGTGAGGCGGTGTTCCGTCCCGAGCAGCCGGGGGAGGACGACCGTATCGACCTCGGCGCGCTCGTGTACGACGACGTCACGATGGCCCGTCTGCGGAGCCTGGGGGTCGGGCCGGGCTGGAACTGCCTCGACGTGGGAGCCGGCACCGGCACCGTCGCCCGGCGGCTGTTGTACGAGGCGGGCGTCGCGACCGTGCTCGCCGTCGACCGCGACGTACGTTTCCTCACCGCCCACCCCTTGCCCGGGCTCGGTGTCCTTGAGGCGGACATCGACGCCCCGGGGTTCGACCCCGGCCGGTTCCAGCTGGTCCACGCCCGATTCCTCCTGATGCACCTGCCTTCACGGCAGCGCCTGATCGCCGGGCTGGGCGAACTCCTGGCTCCAGGCGGGGTGCTGGTCCTCAGCGACGCCGTCGACCTGACCACCGCGACTGCGCCCGCGACGCCGTACACCCGGGTCATGCAGGCCATGTGGCAAGGGTTGCGGGACACCATCGGCACCGACGTCTCGTGGGTCCCCGAGTATCCACATCTGTTCCGCACCGCGGGGCTCGAGTCCGTCGCCGCCGAGATCCACGTACCGCCCCTGGTCCCCGGGAGCCCCATCAGCCGCTTCTGGGCCCGCAGCTGGGACCGGGCGAGGGAGGCGATCCTGGCCACCGGACTGGTGGACGACGCGACGGTCGACGCGGCGATCCGGTACCTCGACTCACCCGACTGCGCCGCGCTGTCGCCCGGAATGATCACGGCCTGGGGATGGAGACCCCAGGAGGCCATGCCTTCCTCCTCGGCGTGCGCCGATCAGGAACAGCGGCGCCGGGATGACTCCGGGGGCGGCCATACGTAG
- a CDS encoding DoxX family protein, whose translation MPEQLRASPEPASAAARPAVSAADCALLLIRVTIGLLMAGHGAQKLFGLFGGDGLTATGAWLASTGYRPGKVYAVIGGGSELLGGLGLALGLFTPLAAAAVIGVMINAMATVTAAHGLWDQDGGMEYNLCITVVALGIAAIGPGRLALDRPFRWGKGGWREAAFALCLGGVVAAIVLSL comes from the coding sequence ATCCCTGAACAACTTCGCGCCTCCCCCGAGCCCGCCTCCGCCGCGGCACGGCCCGCAGTGTCCGCCGCCGACTGCGCGCTGCTTCTCATCAGGGTGACGATCGGCCTGCTCATGGCAGGGCACGGCGCCCAGAAGCTCTTCGGCCTGTTCGGTGGCGACGGCCTCACCGCCACGGGTGCGTGGCTCGCCTCGACGGGATACCGCCCCGGGAAGGTCTACGCCGTCATCGGTGGCGGATCCGAGCTCCTCGGCGGCCTCGGACTGGCTCTGGGACTGTTCACGCCACTGGCAGCGGCTGCCGTGATCGGTGTGATGATCAACGCCATGGCGACCGTTACGGCGGCACACGGTTTGTGGGACCAGGACGGTGGCATGGAGTACAACCTGTGCATAACGGTCGTCGCACTCGGCATCGCGGCCATCGGCCCCGGGCGGCTCGCCCTGGACCGCCCCTTCCGCTGGGGGAAGGGCGGCTGGCGCGAAGCTGCCTTCGCTCTGTGCCTCGGCGGCGTGGTGGCCGCGATCGTGCTGAGCCTCTGA